From the Desulforamulus hydrothermalis Lam5 = DSM 18033 genome, one window contains:
- a CDS encoding peptidylprolyl isomerase, translating into MKNKLFYGGLMLLFSLVLFVAGCANNKANVVAVVNGQEITRQELDKQVNAAAKQFGIDLQNQEFKDMKEQIEQNILEEMIQQKLIIQEAEKQKLLPAKEEVDQELKKIKDSLGKEEDFKKALAEANMTEQNVRDNIVLRQAYSKLFEKVTADVKKPTEEDIINFYNQHKDQEPIGTPERLEVKHILFAVDSRLPNVPKRTDQEALAAAKLALAEVTQKGRDFAAVAREVSDDPGTKESGGSYTIDRGAGTTDPAFEKAAAALKPGEITKEPVKSAYGYHLIKLEKILPASQKPLAEVKDDIAYQLESKAKQDKFSQFMDDLRKNAAIENKLAPKTGDSAKK; encoded by the coding sequence GTGAAAAACAAATTATTTTACGGGGGACTGATGCTGCTGTTCAGCCTGGTTTTGTTTGTTGCCGGCTGTGCCAACAACAAAGCCAATGTGGTAGCGGTGGTCAACGGGCAGGAAATTACCCGTCAGGAGCTGGACAAGCAGGTTAACGCAGCTGCCAAACAATTCGGCATAGACTTGCAGAACCAGGAATTCAAGGATATGAAGGAGCAAATAGAGCAAAACATATTGGAAGAAATGATTCAGCAAAAGTTAATCATACAGGAGGCCGAAAAGCAGAAGCTGCTGCCCGCCAAAGAAGAAGTTGACCAAGAATTAAAAAAGATAAAAGACAGCCTGGGTAAAGAGGAAGACTTTAAAAAAGCCCTGGCGGAAGCAAACATGACAGAGCAGAATGTAAGGGATAATATTGTGTTAAGGCAGGCCTATAGCAAGTTGTTTGAAAAAGTAACGGCGGATGTAAAAAAGCCCACCGAGGAAGATATAATTAATTTTTATAACCAGCATAAAGATCAGGAGCCCATCGGTACCCCGGAGCGTCTGGAAGTAAAGCACATACTGTTTGCGGTTGACAGCCGGTTGCCCAATGTACCCAAGCGCACCGATCAGGAAGCCCTGGCGGCGGCCAAGCTGGCGTTGGCCGAAGTAACCCAGAAGGGCCGCGACTTTGCGGCGGTGGCCAGGGAGGTTTCAGATGACCCGGGCACCAAGGAAAGCGGTGGCAGCTATACCATTGACAGGGGGGCCGGCACCACCGACCCGGCTTTTGAGAAGGCTGCGGCAGCCCTGAAACCCGGCGAAATTACCAAAGAACCGGTAAAGAGCGCCTATGGTTATCACCTTATTAAGCTGGAAAAAATACTGCCCGCCAGTCAAAAGCCCTTGGCTGAAGTTAAGGATGATATTGCCTACCAACTGGAAAGCAAGGCCAAACAAGACAAATTTTCTCAATTCATGGATGATTTAAGAAAAAATGCTGCCATTGAGAATAAATTAGCGCCAAAAACCGGCGATTCGGCAAAAAAATAG
- the spoVT gene encoding stage V sporulation protein T, with translation MKATGIVRRIDDLGRVVIPKEIRRTLRIREGDPLEIFVDREGEVILKKYSPIGELGDFAKEYADSLYEALGHIACIADRDTIIAVAGAPKKEFINKPIGPNIEKVMEERKAVIINNPGNDPHCKECGITEDGECKYSSEVIAPIISEGDPIGAVILASKDPDVKMGEMELKLAETAAGFLAKQMEQ, from the coding sequence ATGAAAGCAACGGGCATTGTTCGTCGTATTGACGATTTAGGTCGAGTAGTAATACCGAAAGAAATCAGGAGAACCTTAAGGATTCGTGAAGGAGACCCCCTGGAGATTTTTGTGGATAGGGAAGGTGAAGTGATTCTTAAAAAGTATTCCCCTATCGGCGAATTAGGTGACTTTGCCAAGGAATATGCCGATTCGTTATACGAAGCCCTTGGCCATATTGCTTGTATTGCTGACCGGGATACCATCATCGCCGTGGCCGGGGCTCCCAAAAAAGAATTTATCAACAAACCCATAGGCCCCAATATTGAAAAAGTTATGGAAGAACGGAAGGCTGTAATTATTAATAATCCGGGCAATGATCCTCATTGTAAGGAGTGCGGCATCACTGAGGACGGCGAATGCAAATATTCTTCAGAAGTTATCGCACCGATTATTTCTGAAGGAGACCCAATCGGTGCAGTTATCCTGGCCTCCAAGGATCCGGACGTTAAAATGGGGGAAATGGAGCTGAAATTAGCTGAAACTGCCGCCGGTTTCCTGGCCAAACAAATGGAACAGTGA
- the mazG gene encoding nucleoside triphosphate pyrophosphohydrolase, producing MDKSIIIVGLGPGDPGMIPLQVWQLLNSGLPVYLRTAIHPTVTWLKQQGLAYRALDECYARGETFEQVYADIAREILAQARKGPLVYAVPGHPMVAEETVRLILEEADRQGTPARVVPAMSFLDALAATLGLDPCRGLHIVDALRLDEQQPDPRVGNVVTQVYDRITAGETKLNLMEFYPDEHEITVVRAAGIPGEEKVVRLPLYELDRLDWIDHLTSLYIPPLQAGRPAAGTPAEDEDAVAGCRFPLDPLVEVMAALRAPDGCPWDKEQTHQSLKPYLIEETYEVIDALDQGQMYKICEELGDLLLQIVFHAQIASENKQFDMNDVVNAITEKMLRRHPHVFGTAQVNSSQEVLLNWDKIKAREQAGQASRQSYLGHVPRALPALLRANKVQAKAARVGFDWPDYTGAAAKVSEELEEVRQALAAGQERAVAEELGDLLFAVVNLARLLNINPEEALGKTTDKFIKRFQYIEQQARQRGLELERLTLEQMDQWWEEAKNSIMC from the coding sequence ATGGACAAGTCTATCATAATTGTTGGGCTGGGGCCGGGCGATCCGGGCATGATACCTTTGCAGGTATGGCAGCTTCTGAACAGCGGCCTGCCGGTCTACCTGCGCACCGCCATACATCCCACCGTAACCTGGTTGAAACAACAGGGATTGGCCTACCGGGCCCTGGATGAGTGTTACGCCCGGGGCGAAACCTTTGAGCAGGTTTATGCCGACATTGCCCGGGAAATATTGGCGCAGGCCCGTAAAGGGCCGCTGGTCTATGCGGTACCCGGGCATCCGATGGTGGCAGAAGAAACGGTTCGCTTGATATTAGAGGAGGCTGACCGGCAGGGTACGCCTGCCAGGGTAGTTCCTGCCATGAGTTTTCTGGATGCATTGGCAGCCACGCTGGGTTTGGACCCCTGCCGGGGTTTGCATATTGTTGATGCCCTGCGGTTGGACGAACAGCAGCCGGATCCCCGGGTGGGGAATGTAGTAACCCAGGTTTACGACCGTATTACTGCCGGAGAAACTAAATTGAACCTGATGGAATTTTACCCGGACGAGCATGAGATAACCGTAGTGCGGGCGGCGGGTATACCGGGTGAAGAAAAAGTGGTCCGGCTGCCTCTTTATGAACTGGATCGCCTGGACTGGATTGATCACCTGACCAGCCTGTATATACCGCCCTTACAAGCCGGCAGGCCGGCTGCCGGTACACCGGCGGAAGATGAAGATGCTGTTGCTGGTTGCCGCTTTCCGCTGGACCCCCTGGTAGAAGTGATGGCTGCCCTGCGGGCTCCGGACGGCTGCCCCTGGGATAAAGAACAAACCCATCAAAGTTTAAAGCCGTACTTAATTGAAGAAACCTATGAGGTAATTGACGCTTTAGACCAAGGGCAAATGTATAAAATATGTGAAGAATTGGGAGACTTATTATTGCAAATTGTTTTTCATGCCCAAATTGCCAGTGAAAATAAGCAATTTGACATGAATGACGTAGTAAATGCCATCACGGAAAAAATGTTGCGCCGCCACCCGCACGTTTTTGGTACCGCTCAGGTCAACAGCAGCCAGGAGGTATTGCTTAACTGGGATAAGATAAAGGCCCGGGAGCAGGCCGGACAAGCCAGCCGGCAGTCTTATCTGGGGCATGTGCCGCGGGCTTTACCAGCCTTGCTGCGGGCAAACAAGGTACAGGCCAAAGCGGCCCGGGTGGGCTTTGACTGGCCGGATTACACCGGAGCGGCAGCCAAGGTTAGCGAGGAATTAGAGGAAGTACGGCAAGCCCTGGCAGCCGGGCAGGAGCGGGCCGTCGCAGAGGAACTGGGGGATCTGCTGTTTGCTGTGGTGAACCTGGCCAGATTGCTGAATATCAACCCGGAGGAGGCGCTGGGAAAAACCACCGACAAGTTTATCAAGAGGTTTCAATATATTGAGCAGCAGGCCAGGCAGCGGGGACTGGAACTGGAACGGTTGACCCTGGAACAAATGGATCAATGGTGGGAGGAAGCAAAAAATAGTATTATGTGTTAA
- a CDS encoding HU family DNA-binding protein: MEEGPYLNKAELISAVAEKTELSKKDAEKAVSAVLSAIEEALAKGDKIQLVGFGTFESKPRKAREGRNPQTGETIQIPATRVPVFKAGKVLKDAVSNLPVE; the protein is encoded by the coding sequence ATCGAGGAGGGTCCTTATTTGAACAAGGCCGAATTAATTTCTGCTGTAGCAGAAAAAACCGAACTTAGCAAAAAAGATGCTGAAAAGGCTGTCTCCGCTGTACTGAGTGCCATTGAAGAAGCCCTGGCTAAAGGAGACAAAATCCAGCTGGTAGGCTTTGGTACTTTTGAATCCAAGCCCCGCAAAGCCCGTGAAGGCCGCAACCCTCAAACCGGGGAAACTATCCAAATTCCCGCTACCAGAGTGCCTGTATTTAAGGCCGGTAAAGTATTAAAGGATGCTGTAAGCAACCTGCCTGTTGAATAG
- a CDS encoding RNA-binding S4 domain-containing protein, producing MRLDKFLKVSRIIKRRTLAKEVCDSGQVLVNNRVAKAGLEVKPGDQVAVNFGTRRLVVEILEIKETVPAKEAAGLYKIIEQ from the coding sequence TTGCGACTGGATAAGTTTCTTAAGGTTTCCAGAATTATTAAACGACGCACCCTAGCCAAAGAAGTTTGCGACAGCGGACAGGTACTGGTAAACAACCGGGTGGCCAAGGCCGGCCTGGAGGTTAAGCCGGGCGATCAGGTGGCCGTTAATTTTGGCACAAGGCGGCTGGTGGTGGAAATACTGGAAATTAAAGAAACTGTTCCTGCCAAAGAAGCGGCCGGTCTTTATAAAATAATTGAACAATAG
- a CDS encoding SpoIID/LytB domain-containing protein translates to MRKYGLFVPVLILLLATVWLSWGCQPAKKPEGDRKYKSEPTISLYDNQTGQKKQIKLEEYVAGVVAAEMEPSWPVNALAAQAILARTFTMENMATGRVKKLHGTDVSTSVEESQAYDPSRITERVRQAVQKTRGEVITYQGKYIKAWFSASNGGKTAGAAEGLAYYKTPTPYIKANLDDPDSLQNTLPEIQRWTATIPGDQVRQAVKSIAGQDPGPLTSAAIAQRGPSGRTVKLKINNTTVGGPAFRLAAGSTEIRSMFLTEVAVQGGNLILAGKGYGHGVGMSQWGAKNKAEKGVSPEDIIRFYFQDIEIEKLYP, encoded by the coding sequence TTGAGAAAATATGGTTTGTTTGTGCCGGTGCTGATTTTGCTTCTGGCAACTGTTTGGCTGTCCTGGGGCTGCCAGCCCGCCAAGAAACCTGAAGGCGACAGGAAATATAAATCAGAGCCCACCATTAGCCTGTATGACAACCAGACGGGCCAGAAAAAACAAATTAAATTGGAGGAATATGTTGCCGGTGTGGTGGCGGCAGAAATGGAGCCCAGCTGGCCGGTTAACGCCCTGGCAGCCCAGGCCATTTTAGCCCGTACCTTTACCATGGAGAACATGGCCACCGGCCGGGTGAAAAAACTGCACGGGACAGATGTTTCCACCAGCGTCGAAGAATCCCAGGCTTACGACCCTTCGCGCATTACCGAACGGGTTCGGCAGGCGGTACAAAAAACCAGAGGGGAAGTTATCACTTACCAAGGCAAGTACATTAAAGCCTGGTTTTCCGCCAGCAACGGAGGCAAAACCGCCGGTGCCGCCGAAGGACTGGCCTATTATAAGACTCCTACACCATATATTAAAGCCAATCTGGACGATCCGGATTCCCTGCAAAACACTTTGCCTGAAATACAGCGCTGGACTGCCACTATCCCGGGTGATCAAGTACGGCAGGCGGTTAAAAGCATAGCCGGGCAAGACCCGGGCCCTCTGACCTCGGCGGCCATTGCCCAGCGGGGCCCTTCCGGACGCACAGTAAAATTGAAAATAAATAATACCACCGTAGGTGGGCCTGCTTTCCGCCTGGCAGCGGGGAGCACAGAAATTCGTTCCATGTTTTTAACAGAAGTGGCGGTACAGGGAGGCAACCTGATTCTCGCCGGTAAAGGTTACGGTCACGGTGTAGGCATGTCTCAGTGGGGTGCTAAGAACAAAGCTGAAAAAGGAGTTTCACCGGAAGATATTATAAGATTTTACTTTCAAGATATAGAAATTGAAAAACTATATCCATAG
- the yabP gene encoding sporulation protein YabP, which produces MEEYGKHVLSIEGRKILKLEGVQHVGSFDEHEITLDTNMGFLQLKGEGMHITHLNLDQGSLVVEGFIHGLEYLEGRTAKGSKARSKGFIHRLLK; this is translated from the coding sequence GTGGAAGAATACGGCAAGCATGTTTTAAGCATTGAAGGACGCAAAATATTAAAATTGGAAGGCGTCCAACATGTGGGCAGTTTTGACGAACATGAGATTACTTTAGATACCAATATGGGTTTTTTGCAGTTAAAGGGAGAAGGTATGCATATTACTCATCTGAATCTGGATCAAGGCAGCCTGGTGGTGGAAGGCTTTATTCACGGTTTAGAGTATCTGGAAGGTCGTACGGCCAAGGGCAGCAAAGCCAGGAGCAAAGGGTTTATTCACCGGTTGCTTAAATAG
- the yabQ gene encoding spore cortex biosynthesis protein YabQ translates to MVPLMEQFYYFALTIAIGMVAGFCYDLYRVTRGTLKLRRFGTALGDLLFWLVLTGVVFVLLLLGNWGEVRLYVLLGLALGASVYLNLFSRRTVSVIRWTFRQILQIWHGLIKGFCFVRRLLCLPFRGIYLLIAVPLGLAAGLTGKTIQKSGQILNKLLGVPYRHFKNACQRRLSAIFTIFEYKDPE, encoded by the coding sequence ATGGTTCCCTTAATGGAGCAATTTTATTATTTTGCATTAACCATTGCAATTGGGATGGTGGCAGGCTTTTGTTACGACCTTTACAGGGTAACCAGGGGGACTTTAAAGCTGCGTAGGTTTGGTACGGCTTTGGGGGACCTGCTTTTTTGGCTTGTGCTGACAGGCGTGGTTTTTGTGCTGCTGCTGCTGGGCAACTGGGGCGAGGTTCGCTTGTATGTATTGTTAGGCCTGGCTCTGGGTGCATCTGTTTATTTAAACTTATTCAGTCGTCGGACAGTTTCCGTTATCCGGTGGACTTTCAGGCAGATACTGCAAATTTGGCATGGCCTTATAAAGGGTTTTTGCTTTGTCCGGCGGCTGCTGTGCCTGCCCTTCAGGGGAATTTATTTGCTGATTGCCGTACCTCTCGGGTTGGCTGCGGGGTTAACAGGAAAAACAATACAGAAAAGCGGCCAAATACTTAACAAGTTATTGGGAGTGCCGTACAGACATTTTAAAAACGCCTGCCAAAGGCGGCTTTCTGCCATATTTACAATTTTTGAGTATAAAGACCCGGAATAA
- a CDS encoding helix-turn-helix transcriptional regulator has protein sequence MQVEIRGAEKLSFRERQVVTLKEMGYSTEKIAARLKLSPSSVATLYNRARAKGYQVVIVIPGQNLGLFDPEEEETVE, from the coding sequence GTGCAGGTGGAAATAAGGGGGGCAGAAAAACTCAGCTTTCGCGAGCGCCAGGTGGTGACCCTGAAGGAAATGGGCTATTCCACCGAAAAGATTGCCGCCAGGCTAAAGCTGAGTCCCAGTTCCGTAGCTACCTTGTATAACCGAGCCCGGGCCAAAGGATATCAGGTTGTAATAGTGATACCGGGACAAAACCTGGGTCTGTTTGACCCTGAGGAGGAGGAAACGGTTGAATGA
- a CDS encoding FtsB family cell division protein gives MISTGKGKITELKLYREQPATNEPMRRRSKRGGAALMVSILFVAYMIFSLGSQFKKLHDMQNSMELLQNQVQELKTRNAALREEIKLIKSDSYVEQVAREQLGLVKPGETLVVQVQSPQPADAKTSSRSTGEKQQGEGFNIKYKNIYD, from the coding sequence ATGATTTCCACCGGTAAAGGAAAAATAACCGAACTTAAACTGTACCGGGAACAACCGGCAACAAACGAGCCCATGCGGCGCCGCAGCAAAAGAGGCGGAGCAGCCCTGATGGTTTCGATATTGTTTGTGGCTTATATGATATTTTCCCTGGGCAGCCAGTTTAAAAAACTGCATGATATGCAAAACAGCATGGAGCTGTTGCAAAACCAAGTACAAGAACTGAAGACCCGGAATGCGGCCCTGCGGGAGGAAATTAAATTAATTAAATCAGATTCTTATGTAGAGCAAGTGGCCAGAGAACAGTTGGGGTTGGTGAAGCCGGGGGAAACGCTGGTGGTTCAGGTTCAGTCGCCCCAGCCAGCCGACGCTAAAACATCCTCCCGGTCAACCGGTGAAAAACAGCAGGGCGAAGGGTTTAACATAAAATACAAGAACATCTATGACTGA
- a CDS encoding S1 RNA-binding domain-containing protein produces the protein MSLEQGNIVEGVVTGITSFGAFVELPGGRTGLVHISEVAEVYVKDINDFLKVNDKVKVKIISVDPKGKIGLSLKQANPSTNNRAPRKARFEPSFEDKLAKFMKESDERLSDLKRQTESKRGGRGGFRY, from the coding sequence ATGTCGTTGGAACAAGGGAATATCGTAGAAGGTGTTGTAACCGGCATTACCAGCTTTGGGGCCTTTGTTGAACTGCCGGGAGGCCGTACCGGGTTGGTGCATATTTCTGAGGTTGCAGAGGTATATGTAAAGGATATTAATGATTTTCTGAAAGTAAACGATAAGGTTAAAGTCAAGATTATTTCTGTGGACCCCAAAGGAAAGATCGGTTTGTCTCTTAAGCAAGCCAATCCTTCAACCAACAACCGGGCACCGCGTAAAGCCAGATTTGAACCGTCCTTTGAAGACAAGCTGGCTAAGTTTATGAAAGAAAGTGACGAGCGTTTGTCTGATTTGAAAAGGCAAACTGAATCCAAACGGGGTGGCCGTGGCGGTTTCCGCTATTAA
- a CDS encoding Ppx/GppA phosphatase produces MLVASIDIGTNSTRFLLARVSDQQVDHVKSGLLTTRLGQGINRGRLLPEAMERTVAAIQEFLKELAPYQPGGIIAAATSAVRDAANREEFIHLVRQTTGLEVVVLSGEEEAAAAYRGVLAGLPVTAANTLVLDVGGGSTEIIWPGHSALRYASLPVGAVRMTEGGHSEKQIKEIMQPVLTEIKNSQPDDPVLVAVGGTATTLAAVSLQLKDYRPELVHGCRLSAAEINRLFSLLETAGPAGRLKMIGLQPERADIILAGVTIIKIVLDTLALPGLTVSESDILYGLAWELGQQLSKQKLE; encoded by the coding sequence ATGCTTGTAGCCAGCATTGATATCGGTACTAATTCAACCAGGTTTTTACTGGCCAGGGTCAGCGACCAACAGGTAGATCATGTAAAAAGCGGCTTGCTTACCACCCGCCTGGGACAGGGGATCAACCGGGGCCGCCTGCTGCCGGAGGCGATGGAACGAACGGTGGCAGCCATCCAGGAGTTTCTTAAAGAATTGGCACCTTATCAACCCGGCGGCATTATTGCTGCCGCCACCAGTGCTGTCAGGGATGCCGCCAACCGGGAGGAATTTATTCATCTGGTGCGACAAACAACCGGCTTGGAAGTGGTTGTTCTAAGCGGTGAGGAGGAAGCGGCCGCCGCTTACCGGGGGGTACTGGCCGGCTTGCCGGTGACGGCAGCCAATACCCTGGTGTTGGATGTGGGGGGTGGCAGCACCGAAATAATTTGGCCCGGTCATTCTGCACTGCGGTATGCCAGCCTGCCTGTCGGGGCGGTACGCATGACCGAAGGGGGGCACAGCGAAAAACAAATCAAAGAAATAATGCAGCCCGTTCTGACAGAAATTAAAAACAGCCAACCGGATGATCCGGTCCTGGTGGCGGTAGGGGGAACGGCCACTACTCTGGCGGCCGTATCACTGCAATTGAAAGACTACCGACCAGAATTGGTGCATGGCTGCCGGTTGTCTGCCGCTGAGATTAACCGGCTGTTTTCCCTGCTGGAGACGGCAGGGCCCGCCGGCAGGCTGAAAATGATTGGTTTGCAGCCGGAACGGGCCGACATTATTCTGGCAGGTGTCACCATTATCAAAATTGTCCTGGATACCCTGGCACTGCCTGGTTTAACCGTATCCGAAAGTGATATACTGTACGGTTTGGCCTGGGAATTAGGGCAACAGTTGTCGAAACAAAAACTGGAATAA
- the spoIIE gene encoding stage II sporulation protein E, whose product MFERTDVYTYQRAKQGWQAGKEPYARQTAPRHTGRAGRAALAWLGRALAREQLLLCLAGFFLGRVVLLGELSPCGISFLCAVTWTWGAMLLPLLSVLLGLLTVAGGAALWSTGTAVSVAFFILLSIQSRIRRPWLAVPGLAAVTLLTVKSIFICVQGPALYPYITAGLEAVMAGVLTFLYLQGLAPFMRGGFTRTLSGETLFCLLVLLAGIIAGTGGLAYATVSLRGVLSRFVILLAACSGGAGVGAAAGALTGVIPGLAFAVAPLIVGAYSFAGTLAGAVRGFGKPAVAGGFLLGNILLTIYAAEYSDLKSILAETAVATLLFLLFPAAWQAKLQEYLPGFKKEAAAPRPVQGNRLRELTVERIRSWASVFNELARSFAQVSSTVQQSQEDHGLQQLFGELSKKVCDGCALYRTCWERDLYRTCQNMLDMLSVVELQGKITIDDLSDDLKKRCARLKEMSITLTCLYDTYKVNNYWHRRLLESRELVSEQLKGIAQIMENMSGELEFDAELNGEIDEALRSRFHKLGIPVEDVYTLHKEDGLMEVGVVKQACHGEMACRFTVAPVVSKVVGRNFNVASTNCQLKEGEDKCSFKLYPALKYILSVGVAKVAKDGQAVCGDSHAVLQLKEGRMALLLSDGMGTGVKAAKESGTIISLLEHLLESGFGQDLAVKTVNSIMMLRSAEETFSTVDLTVVDLYTGHASFLKIGAVPSYILRGRRVTVVKANSLPVGVVENLQFAAINRTLAAGDLLVMVSDGVLDAYRGSDADQDRWMSGIVQGLGQVGAQEAAERILQAACSAAGGGIPDDMAVITARLQEGDNF is encoded by the coding sequence TTGTTTGAACGCACGGACGTCTATACATATCAACGGGCGAAACAGGGATGGCAGGCCGGTAAGGAGCCGTACGCCCGTCAAACTGCGCCGAGGCATACCGGTAGGGCCGGCCGGGCGGCTTTAGCCTGGCTGGGACGAGCGCTGGCCCGCGAGCAGCTGCTGCTTTGTTTGGCGGGATTTTTTCTGGGGCGGGTGGTGCTGCTGGGTGAGTTAAGCCCCTGCGGTATTAGTTTTCTGTGTGCCGTTACCTGGACCTGGGGAGCCATGCTGTTGCCGCTGCTGTCGGTGCTGCTTGGTTTATTAACGGTTGCCGGCGGGGCCGCTTTGTGGAGTACCGGTACTGCTGTATCGGTGGCATTTTTCATCCTGCTGTCAATACAAAGCCGTATCCGAAGACCGTGGCTGGCGGTGCCGGGTTTGGCGGCAGTTACTTTACTGACGGTAAAAAGCATTTTTATCTGTGTTCAGGGCCCGGCGCTGTACCCTTATATCACAGCCGGCTTGGAAGCAGTGATGGCCGGCGTATTAACGTTTTTATATTTGCAAGGGCTGGCGCCTTTTATGCGAGGCGGTTTTACCAGAACCCTGAGCGGGGAAACCCTTTTTTGCCTTTTGGTTCTGCTGGCGGGCATTATTGCCGGTACCGGCGGGCTGGCCTATGCAACCGTGAGTTTGCGGGGCGTGTTGAGCCGCTTTGTTATTTTGCTGGCTGCTTGCAGCGGCGGTGCGGGGGTGGGGGCGGCCGCCGGGGCGCTGACCGGGGTTATCCCCGGCCTGGCCTTTGCGGTGGCGCCGCTGATAGTGGGTGCTTACTCTTTTGCCGGCACGCTGGCGGGTGCCGTGCGGGGTTTTGGCAAGCCGGCAGTGGCCGGCGGATTTTTGCTGGGGAATATCCTGCTGACCATTTATGCAGCTGAGTACAGTGACTTAAAGAGTATACTGGCAGAAACAGCCGTGGCTACTTTGCTGTTTTTGTTGTTTCCTGCTGCCTGGCAGGCAAAATTGCAGGAATACTTGCCCGGGTTTAAGAAAGAGGCGGCGGCACCCCGGCCGGTACAGGGCAACCGGCTGAGGGAGCTGACAGTGGAACGCATCCGCAGTTGGGCTTCCGTATTTAATGAGTTAGCCAGGAGTTTTGCCCAGGTTTCCAGTACCGTACAGCAGAGCCAGGAGGATCACGGTTTGCAACAACTGTTTGGGGAGCTGAGCAAAAAAGTTTGTGATGGATGCGCCCTTTACCGCACATGCTGGGAGAGAGATCTTTATCGTACCTGCCAGAACATGCTGGACATGCTGTCGGTTGTAGAACTGCAGGGTAAAATTACCATTGACGACTTGTCCGATGACCTGAAAAAAAGGTGTGCCCGGCTGAAAGAAATGTCCATAACCCTTACTTGCCTGTACGACACCTATAAAGTAAACAATTATTGGCACCGGCGACTGTTGGAAAGCAGGGAATTAGTTTCAGAACAATTAAAAGGGATTGCGCAAATTATGGAAAACATGTCCGGGGAATTGGAGTTTGATGCGGAGTTGAACGGGGAAATTGACGAAGCCCTGCGCAGCCGCTTTCATAAACTGGGCATACCGGTGGAAGATGTGTATACACTGCATAAAGAGGACGGCTTGATGGAGGTGGGCGTGGTAAAACAAGCTTGCCATGGTGAAATGGCATGCCGTTTTACGGTTGCCCCGGTGGTGTCAAAGGTGGTAGGCAGAAACTTTAATGTAGCCAGCACCAACTGCCAATTAAAGGAAGGGGAGGATAAATGCAGCTTTAAGCTATATCCCGCCCTGAAGTATATTTTGTCGGTCGGTGTGGCCAAAGTGGCTAAAGACGGCCAGGCTGTGTGCGGCGACAGTCATGCCGTCTTGCAACTGAAGGAGGGACGAATGGCCCTGTTGCTATCGGACGGGATGGGAACAGGCGTTAAGGCAGCCAAAGAAAGCGGTACCATTATTTCTTTGTTGGAGCATTTGTTGGAATCGGGTTTTGGCCAGGACCTGGCTGTTAAAACCGTCAACTCCATTATGATGCTGCGCTCGGCGGAAGAAACCTTTTCTACGGTTGACCTGACGGTGGTGGATCTGTATACCGGACATGCTTCTTTCCTTAAAATTGGTGCAGTACCCAGTTATATTTTACGGGGACGCCGGGTAACCGTTGTCAAAGCCAATTCACTGCCGGTGGGCGTTGTAGAGAATTTGCAGTTTGCAGCCATTAACCGGACGCTGGCTGCAGGGGATCTGCTGGTGATGGTCAGTGACGGTGTGTTGGATGCTTACCGGGGCAGTGATGCGGATCAAGACCGGTGGATGAGCGGGATAGTGCAGGGGCTTGGCCAGGTTGGGGCACAAGAAGCTGCCGAGAGGATTTTGCAGGCAGCCTGCAGTGCTGCCGGGGGCGGCATACCGGACGACATGGCAGTTATCACCGCCCGCCTACAAGAGGGGGATAATTTTTAG